From a region of the Macrobrachium rosenbergii isolate ZJJX-2024 chromosome 24, ASM4041242v1, whole genome shotgun sequence genome:
- the LOC136851830 gene encoding uncharacterized protein: MLHQPVSIPQQSTTPQLQNPHYNTSATESTVSVNATTEECAIPRKIPTCPATSTTITTTAEHNTSATESTVAVSATEGACNPKKDTMCPATSTTINTTAEYNTSATESTVAGNATEGVCGPKKDPTCPAMSTTINTTATTPQLPQ; the protein is encoded by the exons ATGCTACATCAACCagtatcaataccacagcagagtacaacacctcagctacagaatccaca ttacaacacctcagctacagaatccacagtaagtgtcaatGCCACCACAGAGGAGTGTgcaatcccaagaaagatccccacttgtcctgctacatcaactactatcactACCACAGCAGAgcacaacacctcagctacagaatccacagtagctgTCAGTGCCACAGAGGGAGCGTGCAATCCCAAGAAAGATACCatgtgtcctgctacatcaactactatcaataccacagcagagtacaacacctcagctacagaatccacagtagctgGCAATGCCACAGAGGGAGTTTGTGGTCCCAAGAAAGATCCTACCTGCCCTGCTAtgtcaactactatcaataccacagctacaacacctcagctaccaCAGTAG
- the LOC136851828 gene encoding uncharacterized protein — translation MKDPTCLAISTTINTTAEYNTSATESTVALSVHTERDCRVCDPKKDPSYRIHSSCLSCPSSTTINTTAEYNTSPTESTVTVSGTEGVCNPKKDPTCPALSTTVNNSRVQHSIESTVAVNATEGACNPRKIPRVLLVLSIPQQSTTNTESTESVNTREGVCPKKDPTCPATSTTINTTAEYNTSATESTVAVNATEDACNPKSDPMCPATSATINTTAEYNTSATESTVSANTTEGVCDPKKDPACPAISPINTTAEYNTSATESTVSVSPTEGLCDPKKDPTCPATSTTIITTAEYNTSGTESTLSVTTTEGVCDPKKDHTCPATSITMNTKAEYNTSGTESTKDPMCPTTSTTINTTAEYNTSATESTVAVSATEGACNPKKDTTCPATSTIINTTAEYNTSATESTVAANTTEGVCDPKKDPTCPATSTTINTTAEYNTSAIESTVSVSTTEGVCGPKKDPACPATSTTISTTAEYNTSATESTGIVSTTEGLCDPKKDPTCPATSSTINTTTEYYTSATESTVSVSTTEVVCDPVNDSTCSATSTTISTTAEYNTSAIESTVTVNATELVCDPKKDPTCPATLTIINTTVEYNTSAAKSTVSANTTEGVCDPKKDPTCPATSTTITTTAEYNTSATEFTVAVNATEGACNPKRDPLCPATSTTINTTAMSTTPLLRIQW, via the exons atgaaagatcccacgtgtcttGCTatatcaactactatcaataccacagcagagtacaacacctcagctacagaatccacagtagctCTGTCAGTCCACACTGAGAGGGATTGT agggtgtgtgatcccaagaaagatccaagctacagaatccacagtagctgTTTGTCCTGTCCttcatcaactactatcaataccacagcagagtacaacacctcacctacagaatccacagtaactGTCAGTGGCACAGAGGGAGTGTgcaatcccaagaaagatcccacgtgtcctgccTTATCAACTACTGTCAAtaacagcagagtacaacactcAATAGAATCCACAGTAGCTGTCAATGCCACAGAGGGAGCATGCAatccaagaaagatcccacgtgtcctgctagtattatcaataccacagcagagtacaaccaATACAGAGTCCACAGAAAGTGTCAATACCAGGGAGGGAGTGTgccccaagaaagatcccacgtgtcctgctacatcaactactatcaataccacagcagagtacaacacctcagctacagaatccacagtagctgTCAATGCCACTGAGGATGCGTGCAATCCCAAGAGTGATCCCATGTGTCCTGCTACATCagctactatcaataccacagcagagtacaacacctcagctacagaatccacagtaagtgccaataccacagagggagtgtgcgatcccaagaaagatcccgcATGTCCCGCTATATCacctatcaataccacagcagagtacaacacctcagctacagaatccacagtaagtgtcagtCCCACAGAGGGAttgtgcgatcccaagaaagatcccacgtgtcctgctacatcaactactatcattaccacagcagagtacaataCCTCTGGTACAGAATCCACATTAAGTGTCACtaccacagagggagtgtgcgatcccaagaaagatcacACATGTCCTGCTACATCAATTACTATGAATACCAAAGCAGAATACAACACCTCAggtacagaatccaca aaagatcccatgtGTCCtactacatcaactactatcaataccacagcagagtacaacacctcagctacagaatccacagtagctgTCAGTGCCACAGAGGGAGCGTGCAATCCCAAGAAAGAtaccacgtgtcctgctacatcaactattatcaataccacagcagagtacaacacctcagctacagaatccacagtagctgccaataccacagagggagtttgtgatcccaagaaagatcctaCTTgccctgctacatcaactactatcaataccacagccgAGTACAACACATCAGCTatagaatccacagtaagtgtcagtaccacagagggagtgtgcggtcccaagaaagatcctgcatgtcctgctacatcaactactatcagtaccacagcagagtacaacacctcagctacagaatccacaggaATTGTCAGTACCACAGAGGGTTTGTGTGATCctaagaaagatcccacgtgccCTGCCACATCAAGTACTATCAATACCACAACAGAGTActacacctcagctacagaatccacagtaagtgtcagtACCACAGAGGTAGTATGCGACCCCGTGAATGATTCCACATGttctgctacatcaactactatcagtaccacagcagagtacaacacctcagctataGAATCCACAGTAACTGTAAATGCCACAGAGTTAGTgtgtgatcccaagaaagatcccacttgTCCTGCTACATTAACTATTATCAATACCACAgtagagtacaacacctcagctgcAAAATCCACAGTAAGCGCCAataccacagagggagtgtgtgatcccaagaaagatcccacgtgtcctgctacatcaactactatcactaccacagcagagtacaacacctcagctacagaattcACAGTAGCTGTCAATGCCACAGAGGGAGCGTGCAATCCCAAGAGAGATCCCttgtgtcctgctacatcaactactatcaataccacagcaatGAGTACAACACCTCTGCTTAGAATCCAATGGTAG
- the LOC136851829 gene encoding uncharacterized protein codes for MCHGVDPKKDPMCPATSTINTTKSTVAVSTPEGLCQERSRVLLHQLLSIPQQNPLSIPQQSTTPQLQRSTGIVSITEGLGAIPRKIPHVPATSTTINTTVEYNTSATESTKDPMCPATSTTINTTAEYNTSATESTVAVNATEGVCNPKKDPTCPATSTTINTTAEYNTSVVESTQSSTPQLQNPQYLSTTEGVCGPKKDPTCPATSTTINTTAEYNTSATESTVAVNNTEGVCDPKKDPTCPATSTTINTTAEYNTSATQSTVSVSTTEVVCDPKKDPTCPATSITINTTTEYNTSATESTVAVNATKGVCDPKKDPTCPATLTTINTTIEYNTSATESTVSANTTEGVCDPNKDPTCPATSTTISTTAEYNTSATESTVAVNATEGACNPKRDPMCPAASTTINTTAEYNNTTPAVPQRDPQERPQSTTINTTVEYNTSVNPQ; via the exons atgTGTCATGGAGttgatcccaagaaagatcccatgtgtcctgctacatcaactatcAATACCACAAAATCCACAGTAGCTGTCAGTACCCCAGAGGGATTGTGCCAAGAAAGATcccgtgtcctgctacatcaactattatcaataccacagcag AATccactatcaataccacagcagagtacaacacctcagcttcAGAGATCCACAGGAATTGTCAGTATCACAGAGGGTTTGGGTgcaatcccaagaaagatcccacatGTCCCTGCTACATCAACCACTATCAATACCACAgtagagtacaacacctcagctacagaatccaca aaagatcccatgtgtcctgctacatcaactactatcaataccacagcagagtacaacacatcagctacagaatccacagtagctgTCAATGCCACAGAGGGAGTATgcaatcccaagaaagatcccacgtgtcctgctacatcaactactatcaataccacagcagagtacaacacctcagttGTTGAATCCACA cagagttcaacacctcagctacagaatccacagtaccTGTCAaccacagagggagtgtgcggtcccaagaaagatcccacgtgtcctgctacatcaactacaatcaataccacagcagagtacaacacctcagctacagaatccacagtagctgTCAATAACACAGAGGGAGTttgcgatcccaagaaagatcctaCTTgccctgctacatcaactactatcaataccacagcagagtacaacacatCAGCTACAcaatccacagtaagtgtcagtACCACAGAGGTAGTgtgtgatcccaagaaagatcccacgtgccCTGCTACATCAATTACTATAAATACCACaacagagtacaacacctcagctacagaatccacagtagctgTCAATGCCACAAAGGGAGTTtgtgatcccaagaaagatcccacgtgtcctgctacattaactactatcaataccacaatAGAGTACAACActtcagctacagaatccacagtaagcgccaataccacagagggagtgtgcgatcccaataaagatcccacgtgtcctgctacatcaactactatcagtaccacagcagagtacaacacctcagctacagaatccacagtagctgTCAATGCCACAGAGGGAGCGTGCAATCCCAAGAGAGATCCCATGTGTCCTGCtgcatcaactactatcaataccacagcagagtacaacaacACTACTCCAGCAGTACCACAGAGGGATCCCCAAGAAAGACCCcaatcaactactatcaataccacagtaGAGTACAATACCTCAGTGAATCCACAGTGA
- the LOC136851826 gene encoding mucin-2-like — translation MHFESISSKTTTEFSTTELSCNPNKDPTCTANISTQATPSSVIGKLTTTVGLCDPSIDPTCLANISTPTTTSNTSAGTITTKGLCDPTKDPTCISNITFPATSYTSTGIISTKRICEPSKDPTCATNVTMPPSSSTGTAELSTTPNISTVVTTLITSGEVTTTKAVCNPTSDPTCTLNASTPLSTGGTVTTIGLCDSTKDPTCTANLTTSAISSKTTAEFSTTELACNPNKDPTCTANISTQSTPSSVIGKLTTTVGLCDPSIDPTCLANISTPTTTSNTSAGTITTKGLCDPTKDPTCISNITSSATSYTSTGIISTKRICEPSKDPTCATNVTMPPSSSTGTTELSTTPNISTVVTTLITSGEVTTTKAVCNPTSDPTCTLNASTPLSTGGTVTTIGLCDSTKDPTCTTNLTTSAIASKTTAEFSTTELACNPNKDPTCTANISTQATPSSVTEELTTTVRLCDPSIDRTCLANISTPTTTSNTSAGTITTKGLCDPTKDPTCISNITSSATSYTSTGIISTEEICKPSKDPPCETNVTVSPSSSTGIAELSTTPNISIVVTTLITSEEVTPTKGVCNPTSDPTCTLNGSNPLSTGGTVTTIGLCDSTKDPTCTTNLTTSAISSKTTAEFSTTELACNPNMDPTCTANISTQATPSSVIGELTTTVGRLCDPSIDPTCLANISTPTTTSNTSAGTITTKGLCDPTKDPTCISNITSPATSYTSTGIISTKRICEPSKDPTCAINVTMPPSSSTGTAELSTTPNIT, via the exons ATGCACTTTGAAT CAATTAGTTCAAAGACTACTACTGAGTTCAGTACAACTGAGTTATCATGTAATCCTAATAAGGATCCTACATGCACTGCTAACATAAGTACTCAAGCCACCCCTTCATCTGTTATTGGAAAGCTTACTACTACAGTTGGATTATGTGATCCATCAATTGATCCTACATGCCTTGCTAATATAAGTACTCCTACAACTACATCAAATACCAGTGCAGGAACTATCACCACAAAGGGATTGTGTGATCCTACCAAAGATCCTACATGTATTTCAAATATAACTTTTCCAGCTACTTCATATACTTCTACAGGAATCATTTCCACGAAGAGAATATGCGAACCTTCCAAAGATCCTACTTGTGCCACCAATGTGACTATGCCACCTTCTTCTTCAACTGGTACTGCAGAGTTAAGTACAACTCCCAATATAAGTACTGTGGTCACAACTTTAATTACTAGTGGAGAGGTTACTACCACGAAAGCTGTATGCAATCCCACCAGTGACCCCACATGCACTTTGAATGCAAGTACTCCTCTGAGCACTGGAGGCACTGTGACTACAATTGGGTTGTGTGATTCCACCAAAGATCCTACTTGTACTGCCAATCTGACTACTTCAGCAATTAGCTCAAAGACTACTGCAGAGTTCAGTACAACTGAGTTAGCATGTAATCCTAATAAGGATCCTACATGCACTGCTAACATAAGTACTCAATCCACCCCTTCATCTGTTATTGGAAAGCTTACTACTACAGTTGGATTATGTGATCCATCAATTGATCCTACATGCCTTGCTAATATAAGTACTCCTACAACTACATCAAATACCAGTGCAGGAACTATCACCACAAAGGGATTGTGTGATCCTACCAAAGATCCTACATGTATTTCAAATATAACTTCGTCAGCTACTTCATATACTTCTACAGGAATCATTTCCACGAAGAGAATATGTGAACCTTCCAAAGATCCTACTTGTGCCACCAATGTGACTATGCCACCTTCTTCTTCAACTGGTACTACAGAGTTAAGTACAACTCCCAATATAAGTACTGTGGTCACAACTTTAATTACTAGTGGAGAGGTTACTACCACGAAAGCTGTATGCAATCCCACCAGTGACCCCACATGCACTTTGAATGCAAGTACTCCTCTGAGCACTGGAGGCACTGTGACTACAATTGGGTTGTGTGATTCCACCAAAGATCCTACTTGTACTACCAATCTGACTACTTCAGCAATTGCTTCAAAGACTACTGCAGAGTTCAGTACAACTGAGTTAGCATGTAATCCTAATAAGGATCCTACATGCACTGCTAACATAAGTACTCAAGCCACCCCTTCATCTGTTACTGAAGAGCTTACTACTACAGTTAGATTATGTGATCCATCAATTGATCGTACATGCCTTGCTAATATAAGTACTCCTACAACTACATCAAATACCAGTGCAGGAACTATCACCACAAAGGGATTGTGTGATCCTACCAAAGATCCTACATGTATTTCAAATATAACTTCGTCAGCTACTTCATATACTTCTACAGGAATCATTTCCACGGAGGAAATATGTAAACCTTCCAAAGATCCTCCTTGTGAGACCAATGTGACTGTGTCACCTTCTTCTTCAACTGGCATTGCAGAGTTAAGTACAACTCCCAATATAAGTATTGTGGTCACAACTTTAATTACTAGTGAAGAGGTTACTCCCACGAAAGGTGTATGCAATCCCACCAGTGACCCTACATGCACTTTGAATGGAAGTAATCCTCTGAGCACTGGAGGCACTGTGACTACAATTGGGTTGTGTGATTCCACCAAAGATCCTACTTGTACTACCAATCTGACTACTTCAGCAATTAGTTCAAAGACTACTGCAGAGTTCAGTACAACTGAGTTAGCATGTAATCCTAATATGGATCCTACATGCACTGCTAACATAAGTACTCAAGCCACCCCTTCATCTGTTATTGGAGAGCTTACTACTACAGTTGGAAGATTATGTGATCCATCAATTGATCCTACATGCCTTGCTAATATAAGTACTCCTACAACTACATCAAATACCAGTGCAGGAACTATCACCACAAAGGGATTGTGTGATCCTACCAAAGATCCTACATGTATTTCAAATATAACTTCTCCAGCTACTTCATATACTTCTACAGGAATCATTTCCACAAAGAGAATATGTGAACCTTCCAAAGATCCTACTTGTGCCATCAATGTGACTATGCCACCTTCTTCTTCAACTGGAACTGCAGAGTTAAGTACAACTCCCAATATAA CTTAA
- the LOC136851827 gene encoding uncharacterized protein: MSLLIQVISTTTNTTAGYNTSTSVSKDPNCTASISTPLINSNTTARISTSEGVCDSTNDPTCATNMTSSVGISVDTAEFSTTVLTCDPSKNPTCTSNASTQAATSLVTEERTTTANVCNPASDPTCFANTSTPFSPADATVYNITTVLVCNPTKDPTCSTNVTTSPATSDTAMELSTTEIECDPNQDPTCISSISTSSVTSVTSASNTSAGICSTNRDCDPTKDQTCATNVSTLPAYSNVTAELSTTLLICDPIKDPTCITNTSSIATSSISTVELTSIGGICDPISHATCITNVSTPLITSNTIGDSSISEGVCDPTKDHTCTTNLASSTTLSNATEISTTALACDPSMDPTCTSTGTEEFTTIVLLCEPLSDPNCISNISNSTYASRTSAGVCDPANDPTCFTSATTSHITSSGSLGMSTTDLECDPVKDPSCIGNVTSSPTISSICDVTKDPNCTTGTSIPLTTLNTTVGISTTEGICDPAKNSTCAINVTSSPTTSVGTVDFNTTLLTCDPSKDPTCTSNTSTQATTLIVTGEISTTTADVCDHTSDPTCLVNISTPFPTTNSTLDIITTVLVCNPTKDPTCTTNVTTSPATPNTTKLSTTVLTCDPSKDPACNATITTLHTTSNATGELTTIVEVCDPTSDATCTSSVLTQGNHVANPDS, encoded by the exons ATGTCACTACTAATACAAGTCATATCCACCACTACCAATACCACAGCAGGGTACAACACCTCGACTAGTGTCAGTAAAGATCCAAATTGTACTGCCAGTATAAGCACTCCTTTAATTAATTCAAACACCACTGCAAGAATTAGCACCTCtgagggagtttgtgattctaccAATGATCCTACTTGTGCTACCAATATGACCAGTTCTGTAGGTATTTCAGTAGATACTGCAGAGTTCAGTACAACAGTGTTAACATGTGATCCCAGTAAGAATCCCACTTGCACTTCTAATGCAAGTACTCAAGCTGCCACTTCACTTGTCACTGAAGAGAGGACAACTACAGCAAATGTATGTAATCCTGCCAGTGATCCTACATGCTTTGCGAATACAAGCACTCCTTTCTCTCCTGCAGATGCTACCGTATACAATATCACCACAGTGCTAGTTTGTAATCCTACTAAAGATCCTACTTGTTCTACAAATGTGACTACTTCACCTGCTACTTCTGATACTGCTATGGAATTGAGTACCACAGAGATAGAATGTGATCCCAATCAAGATCCTACCTGCATTTCCAGTATAAGTActtcctctgttacttctgttaCTTCAGCTTCAAATACCTCTGCTGGAATTTGCTCCACAAATAGGGATTGTGATCCAACCAAAGATCAAACTTGTGCCACTAATGTGTCTACATTACCTGCTTATTCAAATGTTACTGCAGAATTAAGCACCACATTATTGATATGTGACCCCATTAAGGATCCCACATGCATTACTAATACAAGTAGTATAGCAACCTCTTCAATTTCTACTGTAGAGCTTACTAGCATAGGTGGGATATGTGATCCAATTAGTCATGCCACATGCATTACAAATGTAAGTACTCCTCTCATTACTTCAAATACTATTGGTGATTCAAGCATATCTGAGGGAGTCTGTGATCCCACCAAGGATCATACTTGTACTACCAATTTGGCATCATCTACTACTTTAAGTAATGCCACAGAGATCAGTACCACAGCATTAGCGTGTGATCCCAGTATGGATCCTACATGCACTTCAACTGGTACTGAAGAGTTTACTACCATAGTTTTATTGTGTGAGCCATTAAGTGATCCTAACTGCATTTCCAATATAAGCAACTCTACATATGCTTCAAGAACATCTGCAGGAGTATGTGATCCTGCCAATGATCCTACTTGTTTCACCAGTGCAACTACCTCTCATATTACTTCAAGTGGTTCTCTAGGGATGAGTACCACAGATTTGGAATGTGATCCTGTTAAAGATCCTTCATGCATTGGTAATGTAACTAGTTCACCCACTATTTCAAGCATTTGTGATGTGACTAAAGATCCAAATTGCACTACCGGTACAAGTATTCCATTAACTACTTTGAATACCACTGTAGGAATTAGCACCACTGAGGGAATATGTGATCCTGCCAAGAATTCTACTTGTGCTATCAATGTGACTAGTTCACCTACTACTTCAGTTGGTACTGTAGATTTCAATACCACACTGTTAACATGTGATCCAAGTAAGGATCCCACATGTACTTCTAATACAAGTACCCAAGCCACTACTTTAATTGTCACTGGAGAGATTTCGACTACTACAGCTGACGTATGTGATCACACCAGTGATCCCACCTGCTTGGTGAATATAAGTACTCCTTTCCCTACTACAAATTCTACTTTAGACATTATCACCACAGTGCTGGTTTGTAATCCTACCAAGGATCCTACTTGTACTACCAATGTAACTACTTCACCTGCTACTCCAAATACAACTAAGTTGAGTACCACAGTGTTAACATGTGATCCCAGTAAGGATCCTGCTTGCAATGCTACTATAACAACTCTACATACCACTTCAAATGCTACTGGAGAGCTTACTACAATAGTTGAGGTGTGTGATCCCACCAGTGATGCAACATGCACTTCCAGT GTTCTGACCCAAGGAAATCATGTTGCAAACCCAGATTCATGA
- the LOC136851831 gene encoding uncharacterized protein, giving the protein MSPQRKGVCDPKKDPTCPATSTTINTTVEYSTSATESLVAVNSTEGVCDPKKDPTCPAIINTTPHQYHNAEYNPPQLSEAVHRGVCNPKKIPPVLHTESRTINTTAEYNTSSTESTVALNATEGVCDPKKDPTCPATSTTVNTTAEYNTSGTESTVSVSTTEGVCDPKKDPICPASSTTVNTTAEYNTSATESTVPVSGTEGVCDHKKDPTCPTTVTTINTTVEYNTSATEYTVSTNTTEGVCDPKKDPTCPATSTTINTTAEYNTSATESTVAVNATEDAIPRKIPLCPATSTTINTTAEYNTSATESTVPVNTTEGVCDPKKDPTCPATSTTINTTAESNTSATESTVSVSTTEGGCNPNKDPTCPATSTTITTTAEHNTSATESTVAVSATEESYYHQCVPKKGANQPQYHSRVQHLSYRIHRSLCDPERSHMCPATSILSIPQQSTTPH; this is encoded by the coding sequence acatcaactactatcaataccacagtaGAGTACagcacctcagctacagaatccctAGTAGCTGTCAATTccacagagggagtgtgcgatcccaagaaagatcccacgtgtcctgctatcATCAACACAACACCTCATCAATACCACAATGCAGAGTACAACCCACCTCAGCTATCAGAAGCTGTCCACAGAGGAGTGTGCAATCCCAAGAAAATCCCACCTGTCCTACACACAGAGTCAAgaactatcaataccacagcagagtacaacacctcatctacagaatccacagtagctCTCAATGCTACAGAGGGAGTgtgtgatcccaagaaagatcctacgtgtcctgctacatcaactactgtcaataccacagcagagtacaacacctctggtacagaatccacagtaagtgtcagtaccacagagggagtgtgcgatcccaagaaagatcccattTGTCCTGCTTCATCAACTACtgtcaataccacagcagagtacaacacctcagctacagaatccacagtaccTGTCAGTGGCACAGAGGGAGTGTGCGATCACAAGAAAGATCCCACTTGTCCTACTACAgtaactactatcaataccacagtaGAGTACAATACCTCAGCCACAGAATATACAGTAAGCACCAataccacagagggagtgtgcgatcccaagaaagatcccacgtgtcctgctacatcaactactatcaataccacagcagagtacaacacctcagctacagaatccacagtagctgTCAATGCCACTGAGGATgcaatcccaagaaagatcccactgtgtcctgctacatcaactactatcaataccacagcagagtacaacacctcagctacagaatccacagtaccTGTTAataccacagagggagtgtgcgatcccaagaaagatcccacgtgtcctgctacatcaactactatcaataccacagcagagtccaacacctcagctacagaatccacagtaagtgtaAGTACCACAGAGGGAGGGTGCAATCCCAACAAAGaccccacgtgtcctgctacatcaactactatcactACCACAGCAGAgcacaacacctcagctacagaatccacagtagctgTCAGTGCCACAGAGGAGTCCTACTATCACCAGTGCGTTCCCAAGAAAGGTGCCAATCAACcacaataccacagcagagtacaacacctcagctacagaatccacagaaGCCTGTGTGACCCAGAAAGATCCCACatgtgtcctgctacatcaatactatcaataccacagcagagtacaacacctcactAG